One Phragmites australis chromosome 23, lpPhrAust1.1, whole genome shotgun sequence DNA window includes the following coding sequences:
- the LOC133906196 gene encoding uncharacterized protein LOC133906196 isoform X2 — protein MVARMMRWPRPLPARNLRVRLVVRRAEGLPPPPAPLSPEGSPEAGAEVFVEVSWKGPKMSPLSSLRRAQRPPRNQTRKEVLAAEAAAAHSDAEDSAAAVAPPVAVAWEEEFEKEATLTATSHRESAAFHPWDVSFSVESNKMSKNKLILGTASLNLADYASSAEEEIKIILPLAVPSGATEPAPSLHLTLVLAELRISQQSPDASQRSVVIAPLSPSSGDSVPSGKDEVSVIKVGLRNLKILRDLVSTRKFRKTNQDYDGSEEKYYVHSDGAEFSCDTDSIDDDLDDREQGDDLGGSTVRKSFSYGSLHTMNVGALLYAPRIDGDDEDWVHYSHWNSGASSHVEQAPLSIAEERISIPVRRKRSILPVRWRKTKLPKAKGEPLLKPYGEEGGDDIDYDRRLLTSFDGSVSEGSNDSTNSMVSVFGDDDFVVGNWESKEVFSRDGHLKLSTQVFFASIDQRSERAAGESACTALVAVVADWFQANHNLMPIRSQFDNLIREGSLEWRKLCENETYRERFPDKHFDLETVIHAKIRPLTVVPSESFVGFFHPEGTEDVSGFDFLDGAMSFDNIWDEISRAAECSTGKPTLYIVSWNDHFFVLKVEANTYYIIDTLGERLSEGCNQAYILKFGDNTMIHKVPAEKKETNPDSSGPPKDSSESSSTEQDSGTDTEECELVSKGKDACKEYIKSFLAAIPIRELQADIKKGLMASTPLHHRLQIEFHYTESCPAEAILPAPLPPFEAPFDFRWPEPPSPPAMEVAVTHAVTVV, from the exons CTGGAAGGGCCCGAAGATGTCGCCGCTGAGCTCGCTGCGGCGCGCCCAGCGACCGCCCAGGAACCAGACGCGGAAGGAGGTGCTAGCGgcggaggccgccgccgcccattcCGACGCGGAGGACAGCGCTGCCGCCGTCGCTCCGCCGGTGGCGGTGGCGTGGGAGGAGGAGTTCGAGAAGGAAGCAACGCTCACGGCGACGTCGCATCGCGAGTCCGCCGCGTTCCACCCCTGGGACGTCTCCTTCTCCGTT GAATCAAATAAAATGTCAAAGAACAAACTTATTCTGGGAACTGCTTCGCTAAACCTAGCGGACTACGCATCTTCTGCTGAAGAGGAGATCAAGATAATCCTACCATTGGCAGTGCCCAGTGGTGCAACAGAACCAGCCCCATCACTCCAT CTAACTTTGGTCCTGGCGGAACTGAGAATTTCTCAACAATCACCTGATGCTTCACAGCGTTCTGTTGTTATTGCGCCATTGTCACCTTCCTCTGGTGACTCTGTTCCTTCTGGAAAAGATGAGGTTTCTGTCATTAAAGTAGGgctgagaaatctgaaaatcctAAGAGATCTAGTGTCAACACGGAAGTTCAGAAAGACTAACCAAGACTATGATGGCAGTGAGGAGAAGTACTATGTTCATAGCGATGGTGCCGAATTTTCTTGTGATACTGACTCTATCGATGATGATTTGGACGATAGAGAGCAGGGTGATGACTTAGGGGGTTCAACTGTAAGGAAGTCCTTCAGCTATGGCTCACTGCACACTATGAATGTCGGTGCCCTACTTTATGCACCTAGGATTGATGGAGATGATGAGGATTGGGTACATTACAGTCACTGGAATTCCGGTGCTAGTTCTCATGTGGAGCAAGCGCCATTGTCCATTGCTGAGGAGCGTATTTCTATACCTGTCCGGCGAAAGAGGAGCATACTTCCAGTTAGATGGAGAAAGACAAAACTGCCAAAGGCTAAAGGGGAGCCTTTGTTGAAGCCATATGGAGAAGAGGGAGGTGATGATATTGACTATGATCGACGACTGCTGACCTCTTTTGATGGATCTGTTTCGGAG GGATCAAATGACTCTACTAATAGTATGGTGTCGGTATTCGGTGATGACGATTTTGTTGTGGGGAACTGGGAGTCAAAGGAAGTATTTAGTCGTGATGGCCACTTGAAGCTTTCTACACAGGTGTTCTTTGCATCAATAGACCAGAGAAGCGAACGAGCTGCGGGGGAGAGTGCCTGCACAGCACTTGTGGCTGTTGTTGCAGACTGGTTCCAAGCAAACCATAACCTGATGCCAATCAGATCACAGTTCGACAACCTCATCCGAGAAGGGTCTCTAGAATGGAGGAAACTTTGCGAAAATGAGACCTACAGAGAGCGCTTTCCTGACAAGCACTTTGATCTTGAAACAGTCATTCATGCAAAGATCCGCCCGCTCACAGTGGTTCCCAGCGAGTCATTCGTTGGGTTCTTCCATCCAGAAGGTACGGAGGATGTAAGTGGATTTGACTTCCTTGATGGTGCTATGTCATTTGATAACATCTGGGATGAGATCAGCCGAGCAGCGGAGTGCTCCACTGGAAAACCTACTCTATACATTGTCAGTTGGAACGACCACTTTTTCGTCCTCAAGGTTGAAGCCAATACTTATTACATCATTGATACACTCGGTGAAAGGCTGTCTGAAGGTTGCAATCAGGCATACATCTTGAAGTTTGGTGACAATACCATGATTCATAAAGTACCTGCTGAAAAGAAGGAAACCAATCCTGATTCCAGTGGACCCCCGAAGGATTCTTCGGAGAGTTCCTCAACTGAGCAGGACAGTGGAACTGACACCGAAGAGTGTGAGCTCGTGTCAAAGGGTAAGGATGCTTGCAAGGAGTACATCAAAAGCTTCTTGGCTGCCATCCCGATCCGGGAGCTGCAGGCTGACATCAAGAAGGGTCTCATGGCATCAACTCCGCTGCACCACCGCCTCCAGATCGAGTTCCATTACACAGAATCATGCCCTGCAGAAGCCATCCTGCCTGCTCCACTCCCCCCTTTTGAGGCCCCTTTCGACTTTCGTTGGCCTGAGCCACCATCACCACCTGCCATGGAGGTTGCTGTAACCCATGCGGTCACCGTTGTATAG
- the LOC133906196 gene encoding uncharacterized protein LOC133906196 isoform X1 has translation MVARMMRWPRPLPARNLRVRLVVRRAEGLPPPPAPLSPEGSPEAGAEVFVEVSWKGPKMSPLSSLRRAQRPPRNQTRKEVLAAEAAAAHSDAEDSAAAVAPPVAVAWEEEFEKEATLTATSHRESAAFHPWDVSFSVVSESNKMSKNKLILGTASLNLADYASSAEEEIKIILPLAVPSGATEPAPSLHLTLVLAELRISQQSPDASQRSVVIAPLSPSSGDSVPSGKDEVSVIKVGLRNLKILRDLVSTRKFRKTNQDYDGSEEKYYVHSDGAEFSCDTDSIDDDLDDREQGDDLGGSTVRKSFSYGSLHTMNVGALLYAPRIDGDDEDWVHYSHWNSGASSHVEQAPLSIAEERISIPVRRKRSILPVRWRKTKLPKAKGEPLLKPYGEEGGDDIDYDRRLLTSFDGSVSEGSNDSTNSMVSVFGDDDFVVGNWESKEVFSRDGHLKLSTQVFFASIDQRSERAAGESACTALVAVVADWFQANHNLMPIRSQFDNLIREGSLEWRKLCENETYRERFPDKHFDLETVIHAKIRPLTVVPSESFVGFFHPEGTEDVSGFDFLDGAMSFDNIWDEISRAAECSTGKPTLYIVSWNDHFFVLKVEANTYYIIDTLGERLSEGCNQAYILKFGDNTMIHKVPAEKKETNPDSSGPPKDSSESSSTEQDSGTDTEECELVSKGKDACKEYIKSFLAAIPIRELQADIKKGLMASTPLHHRLQIEFHYTESCPAEAILPAPLPPFEAPFDFRWPEPPSPPAMEVAVTHAVTVV, from the exons CTGGAAGGGCCCGAAGATGTCGCCGCTGAGCTCGCTGCGGCGCGCCCAGCGACCGCCCAGGAACCAGACGCGGAAGGAGGTGCTAGCGgcggaggccgccgccgcccattcCGACGCGGAGGACAGCGCTGCCGCCGTCGCTCCGCCGGTGGCGGTGGCGTGGGAGGAGGAGTTCGAGAAGGAAGCAACGCTCACGGCGACGTCGCATCGCGAGTCCGCCGCGTTCCACCCCTGGGACGTCTCCTTCTCCGTTGTCAGT GAATCAAATAAAATGTCAAAGAACAAACTTATTCTGGGAACTGCTTCGCTAAACCTAGCGGACTACGCATCTTCTGCTGAAGAGGAGATCAAGATAATCCTACCATTGGCAGTGCCCAGTGGTGCAACAGAACCAGCCCCATCACTCCAT CTAACTTTGGTCCTGGCGGAACTGAGAATTTCTCAACAATCACCTGATGCTTCACAGCGTTCTGTTGTTATTGCGCCATTGTCACCTTCCTCTGGTGACTCTGTTCCTTCTGGAAAAGATGAGGTTTCTGTCATTAAAGTAGGgctgagaaatctgaaaatcctAAGAGATCTAGTGTCAACACGGAAGTTCAGAAAGACTAACCAAGACTATGATGGCAGTGAGGAGAAGTACTATGTTCATAGCGATGGTGCCGAATTTTCTTGTGATACTGACTCTATCGATGATGATTTGGACGATAGAGAGCAGGGTGATGACTTAGGGGGTTCAACTGTAAGGAAGTCCTTCAGCTATGGCTCACTGCACACTATGAATGTCGGTGCCCTACTTTATGCACCTAGGATTGATGGAGATGATGAGGATTGGGTACATTACAGTCACTGGAATTCCGGTGCTAGTTCTCATGTGGAGCAAGCGCCATTGTCCATTGCTGAGGAGCGTATTTCTATACCTGTCCGGCGAAAGAGGAGCATACTTCCAGTTAGATGGAGAAAGACAAAACTGCCAAAGGCTAAAGGGGAGCCTTTGTTGAAGCCATATGGAGAAGAGGGAGGTGATGATATTGACTATGATCGACGACTGCTGACCTCTTTTGATGGATCTGTTTCGGAG GGATCAAATGACTCTACTAATAGTATGGTGTCGGTATTCGGTGATGACGATTTTGTTGTGGGGAACTGGGAGTCAAAGGAAGTATTTAGTCGTGATGGCCACTTGAAGCTTTCTACACAGGTGTTCTTTGCATCAATAGACCAGAGAAGCGAACGAGCTGCGGGGGAGAGTGCCTGCACAGCACTTGTGGCTGTTGTTGCAGACTGGTTCCAAGCAAACCATAACCTGATGCCAATCAGATCACAGTTCGACAACCTCATCCGAGAAGGGTCTCTAGAATGGAGGAAACTTTGCGAAAATGAGACCTACAGAGAGCGCTTTCCTGACAAGCACTTTGATCTTGAAACAGTCATTCATGCAAAGATCCGCCCGCTCACAGTGGTTCCCAGCGAGTCATTCGTTGGGTTCTTCCATCCAGAAGGTACGGAGGATGTAAGTGGATTTGACTTCCTTGATGGTGCTATGTCATTTGATAACATCTGGGATGAGATCAGCCGAGCAGCGGAGTGCTCCACTGGAAAACCTACTCTATACATTGTCAGTTGGAACGACCACTTTTTCGTCCTCAAGGTTGAAGCCAATACTTATTACATCATTGATACACTCGGTGAAAGGCTGTCTGAAGGTTGCAATCAGGCATACATCTTGAAGTTTGGTGACAATACCATGATTCATAAAGTACCTGCTGAAAAGAAGGAAACCAATCCTGATTCCAGTGGACCCCCGAAGGATTCTTCGGAGAGTTCCTCAACTGAGCAGGACAGTGGAACTGACACCGAAGAGTGTGAGCTCGTGTCAAAGGGTAAGGATGCTTGCAAGGAGTACATCAAAAGCTTCTTGGCTGCCATCCCGATCCGGGAGCTGCAGGCTGACATCAAGAAGGGTCTCATGGCATCAACTCCGCTGCACCACCGCCTCCAGATCGAGTTCCATTACACAGAATCATGCCCTGCAGAAGCCATCCTGCCTGCTCCACTCCCCCCTTTTGAGGCCCCTTTCGACTTTCGTTGGCCTGAGCCACCATCACCACCTGCCATGGAGGTTGCTGTAACCCATGCGGTCACCGTTGTATAG